A segment of the Chitinophagales bacterium genome:
AATGGTTTACTCATGCTACGCCTACCCTTTTTAATGCTGGCACACCAAAGCCACAGCTTTCATCCTGCTTTCTGCTGAGTATGAAAGAAGACAGCATCAGTGGGATTTTCGATACATTGACCCAGTGTGCTAAAATCTCGCAATCTGCCGGTGGAATTGGACTAAGCCTGCACAATATACGTGCAACAGGCAGTTATATAAAGGGAACCAATGGCGAATCCAATGGAATAGTGCCTATGTTGAGGGTTTTTAATGATACTGCCCGATATGTAGATCAGGGCGGAGGCCGAAGAAAAGGATCATTTGCAATGTACCTGGAGCCCTGGCATGCGGATATTTTTGATTTTCTTGAACTCAAGAAAAACCACGGAAAAGAAGAACACCGCGCAAGAGATTTGTTTTATGCTTTGTGGGTACCCGACCTGTTTATGAAAAGAGTAAAAGAAAATGGCGACTGGTCTTTGTTCTGCCCTAATGAAGCACCTGGCCTTTACGATTGCTATGGTAAAGACTTTGAAAAACTCTATACCAAATACGAGAAAGAAAAAAAATTCAGAAAGCAGGTAAAAGCCCAAAAGCTTTGGTCAGAAATCATGGAATCCCAAATTGAAACAGGCACTCCATATATTCTGTACAAAGATGCCTGCAATGAAAAATCCAATCAGAAAAATTTGGGCACCATTCGCTCAAGCAATTTGTGTACTGAAATTGTGGAATATACTGCCCCCGATGAAGTGGCTGTATGTAACCTTGCCTCTATTGCACTGAATAAATTTGTTACGGAAGAAGGCGACTTCGACTTTAAACAGTTGTATGACATCGCTTATACTGTCACTAAAAATCTGAATAAAGTAATTGATGTAAATTATTACCCGGTTCCTGAAGCGGAAAATTCAAATATGCGCCACCGCCCTATTGGCATTGGTGTGCAGGGACTTGCCGATGCTTTTGCATTGCTCCGTCTTCCATTTGACAGCGAGGAAGCGCGCATTCTTAATAAGAATGTTTTTGAGACCATTTATTTTGCGGCATTGTCTGCTTCTAAAGATCTGGCTAAAATAGATGGCCCTTATAAAACTTATAAAGGCTCGCCTATCAGCAAAGGTGTTTTCCAGTTCGACATGTGGAATGTAACACCAAGTGATCGCTGGGACTGGGATGCGCTGAAAAAAGAAATCAAAAAGCACGGTGTGCGCAACAGTTTATTACTGGCACCAATGCCTACCGCTTCTACTTCTCAGATATTGGGCAACAATGAATGTTTCGAGCCTTTTACTTCAAACCTGTATTCGAGAAGAACCCTTTCAGGAGAATTTGCCTGCATCAACAAACATTTACTAAAAGACCTGATAGCTGCCGGATTGTGGAGTGATGACATGAAAAATGAACTGATCCGCAACAATGGTTCTGTGCAAAATATTGATGGAATTCCTGAGGATATCAAAGCATTGTACAAAACCGTATGGGAAATTTCACAGAAAGCAGTGATTGATATGGCTGCCGACAGAGGTGCTTATATTTGCCAAAGTCAGAGCATGAATCTATTTATTGAAAATCCGAATTTCGGAAAACTGACTTCCATGCATTTTTATGCCTGGGAAAAAGGCCTGAAAACAGGCATGTATTACCTGCGCTCAAAAGCTGCGGTTGATCCTATTAAGTTTACACTCAATACTGAGAAAAAACAAAAGGATTACACAGCCGAGGAGCAAATTGCCTGTTCAATTGACAATCCTGATGATTGTGAGGCTTGTGGTTCTTAATTTCATTCAAACCAAATAAATCAGCCTTGCCCGGAGTTTGCGCTCCGGGCTTTTTGTATTCATGAATTTTTAAAATTTATTGTAGATGCTGAAATTTATCGTGTGTCAAATTGGGTGTACGACAAATTTCCGTGTACTCAAACAAGGGAGCATGCTCCCTTGCCAAAGAAGTATATTTCCTTGCCCTGTAACTTGTGAATCCATATATCAAACCCGTCTATGGATATTTATCCTACACCCGTCAAATTGATGTTCATAAAGTTAAAGGGCTTTTATTTATCTTAGTTTCAAACAAATTCAATTTTCAGTGATCAGATCCATATTTTCCGTAATTGCTGCTGCCCTGGTTGGGTATTTTGTAATTGCTCTTTTGGAAGCAATAATACATCAGGTTACGGGTATTAGTGCAAGCGACCAAAAAAATTTCAAGTTGCAATTGGCTGAAATCCCTAAACTTGCCCTACTCTTTATATGGAGCGCTTATATTCTCGGCTCAATTACTGCCGGAGCTGTTGCCGCAGTACTTTGCAGGAAATATCAAATAAAAGCTGCTGCATTTAGTGGCTTGCTCTTGCTTCTTGCAGGATTTATCAACTTATATATGATCCCACATCCCACCTGGTTTATAATTGGCACTACAATTACTTATGTACCCTTTGCAGTAATTGGCGGTAATTATGGCAAAAATATTAAGGATAAAAATGTCATTTGAATTTGAACACTGGTCTTAATAATGAATCTAAACAAAATTGCTCCGCTTTATATCGAACTGCTTGTATTGTTTTTGATTATTGTAATATATAGTAGTGTCAGAGTATATCAATACAATTATTGGGAGCAAACCAAAGGAGAAGTAGTACAGATTCAGGTAAAAGAACTTAAATCTTTTACCGGTGATGTTCACAATGAAATTCCTGTGATTCGCTATATTGCTAATGATAGACTCCACGAGATCAGGGCAACACTTTTGACCGGTTTTAACGATTTGTGGGCAGGCGATGAAGTGCAATTGATTTATCCGAAATCTGACCCGGGAAATGCGCGGGTTTTAAATTTTATAGGTTTTTGGCTGCCCATTCCAAGTCTAATCATTATGGTCGTTGTTTTTACATTTAGTATTGGAATAATAAGAATACTTACAAGGTAATTTTTTAGGACAAGACACTATTTCACTAAATTTTCAAACAATTTAAGGTATTCCTCAACAGTACGTTTGGTATTAAAAACCTGATCGATCCGCTCTTGTGCATTCTGTCCGTATTTTTCGCAAAGCTCCGGATTTTCATAGAGCCTGATCATTCCTTTTGCCAATGCTTCCGGATTTTTGGACGGAACTACAATTCCGCTTTCTCCATTCACGACCAATTCCCTATTGCCCGCTATATCCGTAATCAAAGGTGCTATTCCTATCGACATTGCTTCAATTACAGCCTTGGTAATGGATTCTCCCGTAATGGAAGCCAGTGCAAAAACATTGCTTGCTTTCACAATATTCAATCCGTCTTTTCTATATCCGGCAAAATGTATTTTGTCTTTATTGGGACTTTTGTTTACAATTTTTAAAATATCAGGTGAGTCGAGCCCCTTCCCTACCAAAAGCAAATGAAGGGGCATTGCTTGCGGAATATAGTCCATCGCTTTCACCAGGTATTTTATGCCCTTCATTCTTCTTGCATTGGCCACACAGCTAACCACAAAAGCATTTTCTGGAATCCCAAATTCCGACAGATCGGTTTTTTCAATAGCCC
Coding sequences within it:
- a CDS encoding glycosyltransferase family 4 protein, with protein sequence MSRPIKILVISNYNSFVSSRPEAAIFLGLKQKGVDVEIITDAESEHAQKFKAAGIPVIDALPKKKFSKKSVELIKNRLEKGKHDILLLYNSKAIINGIKAAKNLPVKVVLYRGYTGNIHWWDPTAYAKFLHPRVDKIICNAKAIQELFEKQLFFKKGKAVTINKGHDLNWYRAIEKTDLSEFGIPENAFVVSCVANARRMKGIKYLVKAMDYIPQAMPLHLLLVGKGLDSPDILKIVNKSPNKDKIHFAGYRKDGLNIVKASNVFALASITGESITKAVIEAMSIGIAPLITDIAGNRELVVNGESGIVVPSKNPEALAKGMIRLYENPELCEKYGQNAQERIDQVFNTKRTVEEYLKLFENLVK
- a CDS encoding DUF3592 domain-containing protein; translation: MNLNKIAPLYIELLVLFLIIVIYSSVRVYQYNYWEQTKGEVVQIQVKELKSFTGDVHNEIPVIRYIANDRLHEIRATLLTGFNDLWAGDEVQLIYPKSDPGNARVLNFIGFWLPIPSLIIMVVVFTFSIGIIRILTR
- a CDS encoding ribonucleoside-diphosphate reductase subunit alpha translates to MYVIKRSGKKEPVHFDKITARINKLSYSLARKYVQPVEIAKSVIQGIYDGISTTQLDNLAAETAASMTTVHPDYAILAARIAVSNLHKNTQKSFSKTVKDLYNYVDPKTGQKAALIADDVYEIVSKNADKLDSAIIYERDYQYDFFGFKTLERAYLLKMNDKIAERPQQMLMRVAVGIHKEDIDAALETYSLMSEKWFTHATPTLFNAGTPKPQLSSCFLLSMKEDSISGIFDTLTQCAKISQSAGGIGLSLHNIRATGSYIKGTNGESNGIVPMLRVFNDTARYVDQGGGRRKGSFAMYLEPWHADIFDFLELKKNHGKEEHRARDLFYALWVPDLFMKRVKENGDWSLFCPNEAPGLYDCYGKDFEKLYTKYEKEKKFRKQVKAQKLWSEIMESQIETGTPYILYKDACNEKSNQKNLGTIRSSNLCTEIVEYTAPDEVAVCNLASIALNKFVTEEGDFDFKQLYDIAYTVTKNLNKVIDVNYYPVPEAENSNMRHRPIGIGVQGLADAFALLRLPFDSEEARILNKNVFETIYFAALSASKDLAKIDGPYKTYKGSPISKGVFQFDMWNVTPSDRWDWDALKKEIKKHGVRNSLLLAPMPTASTSQILGNNECFEPFTSNLYSRRTLSGEFACINKHLLKDLIAAGLWSDDMKNELIRNNGSVQNIDGIPEDIKALYKTVWEISQKAVIDMAADRGAYICQSQSMNLFIENPNFGKLTSMHFYAWEKGLKTGMYYLRSKAAVDPIKFTLNTEKKQKDYTAEEQIACSIDNPDDCEACGS